CACACCAAGATAATATGTCATAAAAACCTCCCTTTTCTAATCTTCTGCAATTATATTCCATTAATAATTAATTCCAATATTTCATTATATCCTTTGATTTAAACGGTATTCTTGAAATTGGGATGTAAATTAGATATAATCTGTAAGAATGAGAAAGATTCCATTTTTCTTGTTATTTGTCGCCATTCCTTTTCTTTTCTGTGGCAAAAAACCGATAGTAGATTTTTATCAGGAGAAGATAACTATTGAGATTGATTCCGCATCAGCACTGGTACAGGGTGAATATTTTTTTGCAAATAATACTGACTCCCGCAAGATTGTAAAATTTTTTTATCCTTTTCCAGTAGATTCTAACCATTACTATCCGGATATCATCATGCTTGACTATCCTTATGAAAAAGATACAAATGGTATCTATTTTTCGATGCCGATAAAACCGGGCAAAGAAAATTCTTTCAAAATTGGCTATAGACAGAGATTAAATAAAAGATATTTTCGTTATATTACCACTACAACAAGAAAATGGGGTAAATCAATAAATACTGCAGAGTTTTTTATTTTGGCGAGAAAGGATTTAAAACTGCATATAAATTATAAAATAACTAAAACCGAGCTGAGAAACAATATGATATGCTACACAATTGTAATGAAAAGATTTTATCCAACCCAGGATTTAATTATCAAATGGTGATGTTTATAAAATCCTGAATATTATAACAATCTTTTATTGTAAATTCTCCGACTCTTTCTCTTTGTAAAAAATATAGGAAACCATTTGTCTCCAAATTTTGTGCAATGTCCTGGGCGAGTTGTCGTATATAAACACCACCTGAACAACAGATCCTGATTGTTAAAATTGGATATCTAAAATAGATCAACTCAATATTGAAGATTTTCACTTTTTTTATTTTTTCTATTTCAATCCCTTTCCTTGCTAATTTATATAATGGCTTTCCCTGAAACTTTGCGGCAGAATAAGGTGGAACTTTTTGTTCTATTTCACCAACGAAGAGTTTTAATGTTTCTTCTACTGGCTTCATTGTTAGACGAGTAGATTTGTTATTACTCAGTATTTTTATTTCCCCGGTAATATCTCCAGTATTTGATTCTGCGTCCAATCTAATGCCTGCGGTATATTCTTTTTGCCAGTTTTTGATTTCTTCAAATCTTTCAGTTGCTTTGTCTATAAGTAAAAGGACAACCCCGCAGGCGAATGGGTCAAGTGTGCCACCGTGTCCTATTTTCCCTTTGAATCCGGTTGTTTTTCTGAAGATCCTTATAAGGTCATAAGTAGAAGGGCCGGGCGGTTTATAAACTGGAATTATTCTATTTAATCCTTCCATAGGAGATTTTATATAAATTAGAACCATAATCAAGTGGTTGACTTTTAATTTTTTTTAATTATTATTATTTATGGTTATTGTTTTTATAATAATAAGTATGCATATTGGAATTGAGGGTGGAATTAATCAACCCATAATCGGATTTGATTATACACTTAATAATGGAACTATTGTTAAGGCATACATTGGCAAACAAGATTTAAACCACAATGTTCACTTAAATCTTACATTAACTGGTTCATACTACCAGGGAAAGAATACAGGTTACTCTTTCAGTAAATATGGGCTGGGAATAATGATAAGAAAAATCCCCTGGCGTATTGCACCTTTTGGAGAAATGGGGATTGATTATGTGTCTCGCGAATTAAATAAAAATAAAGAGTGGGGTGTTGGTTTTAGTTATACAATTGGTTTTCTTGTGAATTTTTATTATGAAAATATAAATGTCTATCCTGCTTTTTATTATGATGGAGTGACCGATTTTAAAATTAATGCAGGAAACCTTGGCATAAAATTGGGGATTAAATATGAATTATAGAAGCATTCTTGTGATCTTATTCTGTGTTTTATTCCTGCTTAGCGCCTGTAAAAATCATATCATTGAGCGGGCAGCGAGCGAATATTTTCCAATGAAGGAAGGCAACTGGTGGAATTATACCAATGATGATTTATATAATCCTATAAGCATAAATATTAAAACTGAGGCACCGGATACAATTCTCCATCATGAATGTTACCCATTCAATGTTTCAGGGGAAATCCATTACTATTCTAAAGACGAGGAAGGGATAAAAGAATACATAAAAATAATTAAGAGTTACGGCGGTTCAGATTATACAATCCTTGAGGGGTTTATTTTCAAACTTGAACTACCTTTGGTTTCAGGCAATAGATTCGTTGATTCACTTGTGGACTCACTAAATTTTTTCGGACAATGGATAAAAGTTAGATATATTATAAACGCCCTGGTATCTGAGTATCAGCAGGATGAAATCTATGGTGAAGTTTATCGGGTTGTCATTAACCGATATCAGTCTGTAATAACTCAGGATTCAACGATTTCAAAGGAAGAATATGTAGAGGAATATTATGCCCCGGGCATAGGGATGATAGAATTTAAAAATTCCGCTGGTAGATTCAGACTAAAAGATTTTAATATAGAATAAAATATTTGATACCATTTTTAATCCCGAAATTATGAATAAAAAGCAATCAGCCGGGATTCCGATATTGATTAAGATATATGAGCGTTTATTTAATACATTCGGCCCCCAGCACTGGTGGCCCGGGGATAGCCCCTTTGAAGTAATGGTCGGAGCAATACTTACGCAAAATACAAACTGGCAGAATGTGGAGAAGGCAATTAATAATATAAAAAGGGCCAATTTACTACATCCTCACAAATTGCTTGAAAATCGCGAAAAAATCTCCCAATTAATAAGACCTTCGGGTTTTTATAAACTCAAAAGTAAAAGATTGATTTCTTTTTTAAAATATTTTGTAGAAAGATATAATGGTGAGGTAAAAAATTTTAACAAAAAAGAGACCAATTATTTGCGCAACGAACTTTTGTCAGTTCCGGGCATCGGTCCAGAAACCGCAGATTCAATCTTGCTTTATGCCCTTAATCGTCCGGTTTTCGTGGTTGATGCTTATACACGAAGAATGCTAAAACGTCATAATCTGATAAGTGAAAAAGCCGATTATAATGATATACAAAAATTTTTTGAGAGCAATTTACCCAGAGATATTCAACTTTACAATGAATACCATGCCCTTATAGTTAGACTGGGTAAAGAATATTGTAAAAAAAATGATCCCCTGTGTGATATTTGTCCTATACACAACATTCTCGTATAATCCTGATAGCCTTATTCGGGGAGTTTATATCAATCCCTATCAGGGTTGTAAAAAGAGTTTTCTGGAATACATTTTCAAACTTGCCGATTCCAATTATATAAATGCAATAGTCGTAGATTTGAAAAGTGATTATGGATACTTATGTTACGAAACAGAGATACCACTTGCAAGAGAACTTAATGCATTCAAAAGATATATTGACCTTGATTATTTAATAAAAAAATGTAAGGAATTAAATATTAAATTGATTGCCCGGATAGTTTGTTTCCGTGATAATTATCTTGCTAAGTACGAGGATTGTGCAATTAGAGATTCAACTGGCGAAATCTGGTATGACAAAACCGGCACCGCCTGGGTGAATCCATATAATAAAAAAGTTCATAAATATCTGATAGAGATAATAAAAGAACTTGAAAAAAAAGGCATTAATTCCTTTGCCCTTGATTATATAAGATTCCCAACCGATGGCGATATCGGAATTATTAGATTAAATAATGTTAAAGGTGAACGATATTTTCCGATAATAGAATTTTTGAAAGAATTAAAAGAAAATGTTGAAGCAGAGGTCGGGATTTGTATATTTGGATATGCAGTCTGGTATAATTTAAAACAAGAAGGGCAGGAGGTATCAAAATTTGGACCATTTGTTGATGTTGTATATCCAATGCTTTATCCTTCCCATTTTCATCCGAATTTTAAAAAAGAAGTA
The nucleotide sequence above comes from candidate division WOR-3 bacterium. Encoded proteins:
- the truB gene encoding tRNA pseudouridine(55) synthase TruB, with amino-acid sequence MEGLNRIIPVYKPPGPSTYDLIRIFRKTTGFKGKIGHGGTLDPFACGVVLLLIDKATERFEEIKNWQKEYTAGIRLDAESNTGDITGEIKILSNNKSTRLTMKPVEETLKLFVGEIEQKVPPYSAAKFQGKPLYKLARKGIEIEKIKKVKIFNIELIYFRYPILTIRICCSGGVYIRQLAQDIAQNLETNGFLYFLQRERVGEFTIKDCYNIQDFINITI
- a CDS encoding endonuclease III domain-containing protein — protein: MNKKQSAGIPILIKIYERLFNTFGPQHWWPGDSPFEVMVGAILTQNTNWQNVEKAINNIKRANLLHPHKLLENREKISQLIRPSGFYKLKSKRLISFLKYFVERYNGEVKNFNKKETNYLRNELLSVPGIGPETADSILLYALNRPVFVVDAYTRRMLKRHNLISEKADYNDIQKFFESNLPRDIQLYNEYHALIVRLGKEYCKKNDPLCDICPIHNILV